One Sodalinema gerasimenkoae IPPAS B-353 DNA segment encodes these proteins:
- a CDS encoding Uma2 family endonuclease produces the protein MGMVSQEFHPLPPRDVLPTMYDLPSENPEEPGLPDEFHLRQPELLRLTFRPPTYGEDELFTASDLNLYYDVRHPQWYKRPDWFAVLGVPKLYEERDLRLSYVTWQEGVYPFVAVELLSPGTEAEDLGRRLRDMSQPPNKWTVYEQILRIPYYFVFNRYTDEFQAFGLTTNSYQPLPMESLGVWLEEVQLGLGLWEGTYQGISRRWLRWYRQGGHWVLTPEELERERANRAEEEVRRLRDRLQQLGLNPDELQG, from the coding sequence ATGGGTATGGTGTCGCAAGAGTTTCATCCGTTGCCTCCTCGTGATGTCTTACCGACGATGTATGACTTGCCCAGTGAGAATCCGGAGGAACCTGGTTTGCCTGACGAGTTTCATCTGCGCCAACCGGAGTTGTTGCGCTTAACCTTTCGTCCGCCGACCTATGGGGAGGATGAGTTGTTTACGGCCAGTGACCTTAATCTGTATTACGATGTCCGCCATCCTCAATGGTATAAACGCCCCGATTGGTTCGCGGTGTTGGGGGTTCCTAAACTCTATGAGGAACGGGACTTGCGGTTGAGTTATGTGACCTGGCAGGAGGGGGTTTATCCCTTTGTGGCGGTTGAGTTGTTATCTCCAGGAACGGAGGCGGAAGATTTGGGCCGCCGTCTACGAGATATGAGTCAACCTCCGAATAAATGGACGGTCTATGAGCAGATTTTACGGATTCCCTATTATTTTGTCTTTAATCGCTATACGGATGAGTTTCAAGCGTTTGGCTTGACGACGAACAGCTACCAACCTCTACCAATGGAGAGTCTGGGGGTTTGGTTGGAGGAGGTTCAGTTAGGGTTAGGACTCTGGGAGGGAACCTATCAGGGCATTAGCCGCCGTTGGTTGCGGTGGTATCGTCAGGGGGGCCATTGGGTTCTGACACCGGAAGAGTTGGAGCGGGAACGGGCAAATCGGGCGGAAGAGGAGGTGCGACGATTGCGCGATCGCCTACAACAGTTAGGCCTCAATCCTGATGAGTTACAAGGATAA
- the trpB gene encoding tryptophan synthase subunit beta, translating to MTVSPVSPSSATPATVPDALGRFGQFGGKYVPETLMPALAELETAFARYKDDPEFQAELNGLLKDYVGRPSPLYFAERLTEHYARPDGTGAKIYLKREDLNHTGAHKINNAIAQALLAKRMGKQRIIAETGAGQHGVATATACARFGLECIVYMGVEDMKRQALNVVRMRLLGAKVEPVSAGTGTLKDATSEAIRDWVTNVETTHYILGSVAGPHPYPMMVRDFHAVIGQETRRQCQDLWNGLPDVLLACVGGGSNAMGLFYEFVNDASVRMIGVEAAGEGVTSTKHAATLTQGKVGVLHGAMSYLLQDDDGQVNEAHSISAGLDYPGVGPEHSYLKDTGRAEYYSVTDDEAMQAFQLVSCLEGIIPALETAHAFAYLDTLCPQLDDGATVVINCSGRGDKDVQTAARYLNLGDV from the coding sequence ATGACCGTATCCCCCGTTTCCCCCTCCTCTGCAACGCCAGCGACCGTTCCCGATGCCCTCGGACGCTTCGGACAGTTCGGCGGTAAGTATGTCCCCGAAACCCTGATGCCGGCTTTGGCGGAACTGGAAACAGCCTTTGCACGCTACAAAGATGACCCCGAGTTCCAGGCTGAACTCAACGGCTTACTCAAAGATTACGTCGGACGGCCCTCACCTCTCTACTTCGCCGAACGACTCACCGAACATTATGCCCGTCCCGATGGCACCGGGGCCAAGATTTACCTGAAACGGGAAGACCTCAACCATACAGGGGCGCATAAAATCAATAATGCGATCGCCCAAGCCCTCCTAGCCAAACGCATGGGCAAACAGCGCATCATCGCCGAAACTGGCGCCGGACAACATGGCGTGGCCACCGCCACCGCCTGCGCTCGCTTTGGCCTAGAGTGCATCGTCTATATGGGCGTCGAAGACATGAAACGCCAAGCCCTGAACGTGGTGCGGATGCGCCTACTGGGGGCGAAAGTTGAACCCGTCAGTGCCGGAACCGGAACCCTCAAAGATGCCACCTCCGAGGCCATTCGCGACTGGGTGACGAACGTGGAAACCACTCACTACATCCTCGGTTCCGTTGCCGGTCCCCATCCCTATCCCATGATGGTGCGGGACTTCCACGCCGTGATTGGCCAGGAAACCCGCCGTCAATGTCAAGACCTCTGGAACGGCTTACCGGATGTGTTGTTGGCTTGTGTCGGTGGTGGTTCCAACGCCATGGGACTGTTTTATGAGTTTGTCAACGATGCCTCTGTGCGTATGATTGGCGTTGAAGCCGCCGGGGAAGGCGTTACCTCCACAAAACACGCCGCCACCTTAACCCAGGGCAAAGTCGGGGTATTACATGGGGCCATGAGTTACCTGTTGCAGGATGACGATGGCCAAGTTAATGAGGCGCACTCCATTAGTGCCGGGTTGGACTATCCCGGAGTCGGTCCTGAACATAGCTATTTGAAGGATACGGGCCGGGCGGAGTATTACAGCGTCACCGATGATGAAGCCATGCAAGCGTTTCAGTTGGTATCCTGTTTAGAGGGCATCATTCCTGCCCTAGAAACGGCTCACGCCTTTGCCTATTTAGACACCCTTTGCCCTCAACTCGACGATGGGGCAACGGTGGTGATTAACTGTTCAGGACGGGGGGATAAAGACGTGCAGACGGCGGCCCGTTATCTGAATTTAGGAGATGTGTAA
- a CDS encoding BrnT family toxin — protein sequence MDVHFLLNGVTFVWNDEKARVNPINHNGVTFQQAAEAFFDPFLAVVDASRNDEARDAVIGLNRRWNLLYVVYIECEDDMIRIISARKATRKEREYYEN from the coding sequence ATGGATGTACATTTCCTGCTCAATGGCGTTACCTTCGTTTGGAATGATGAGAAGGCTCGGGTTAATCCCATCAACCATAATGGGGTTACCTTTCAGCAAGCTGCGGAGGCTTTCTTTGACCCATTCCTTGCAGTCGTTGATGCAAGTCGCAATGATGAAGCCCGCGATGCTGTTATTGGTTTAAACAGGCGTTGGAACCTTCTATATGTCGTCTATATAGAGTGTGAAGATGACATGATTCGGATTATTTCGGCTCGTAAAGCAACACGTAAGGAACGTGAATACTATGAAAATTGA
- a CDS encoding J domain-containing protein, with product MAKKKKQQKGTHQVPETTLASTSPDARFQFLEERQKKVLTLIKRKRTELSNLTEQIQEIARSMLSHGQPIYEQAQQLDREIHELFQEILTKRKLGKKSKLEIREVYEILQFSGRISPQFDEDDEDFAREEEAEAERSHPNGEDEGFFNDEGDSDWGSHSPFENTHSPRPSRDMRRLFLKLADRFHPDKIADPEKHEQYTEIMKEVNIAYKNGDFARLLEIEQQSEREADIETAQNDRDRQCKQLEQDIKILEQQYEQLKDQVRQARNTPQGMMVKEYRKAQREGTDLVEESLEEFEEELASLEELRDFIKDFRDKKITIKEFLRGPSRSQQDMPETVEDIIDELTKLGVYIHFES from the coding sequence ATGGCTAAAAAAAAGAAACAGCAAAAAGGCACTCATCAGGTTCCAGAAACCACCCTGGCGTCCACCTCTCCAGACGCCCGTTTCCAGTTTTTGGAAGAACGGCAAAAAAAGGTATTGACCTTAATTAAGCGCAAGCGGACAGAACTGTCTAATTTAACTGAACAGATTCAAGAGATTGCGCGATCGATGCTCTCTCACGGTCAACCCATTTACGAACAAGCCCAACAGCTCGATCGCGAAATTCACGAGCTATTTCAGGAAATCCTCACGAAGCGAAAACTGGGGAAAAAGAGCAAGTTGGAAATTCGCGAAGTTTACGAAATACTACAATTTAGCGGTCGCATCAGTCCTCAGTTTGATGAAGATGATGAAGACTTCGCCCGTGAGGAAGAAGCCGAAGCCGAGCGATCGCATCCCAATGGCGAGGATGAGGGATTCTTTAACGACGAGGGCGATTCAGACTGGGGCAGTCATTCCCCCTTTGAGAACACTCACAGCCCTCGTCCGTCACGGGATATGAGAAGACTGTTTCTGAAATTGGCGGATCGCTTTCACCCGGATAAAATCGCTGATCCCGAAAAACATGAGCAGTACACCGAAATCATGAAAGAGGTTAATATTGCTTACAAAAATGGTGATTTTGCCCGCTTGTTAGAAATCGAACAACAGAGCGAACGTGAGGCAGACATTGAGACCGCACAAAACGATCGCGATCGCCAATGCAAGCAACTCGAACAGGATATCAAAATTCTCGAACAGCAGTATGAACAATTGAAAGACCAAGTTCGCCAAGCCCGCAATACGCCCCAAGGGATGATGGTTAAAGAATATCGCAAAGCCCAACGGGAGGGGACCGATTTAGTCGAAGAATCGTTAGAAGAATTTGAAGAAGAACTCGCATCTTTGGAAGAATTACGAGATTTTATCAAAGATTTTCGGGACAAAAAGATAACCATCAAAGAGTTTTTGCGTGGCCCATCCCGCTCCCAACAGGATATGCCTGAAACCGTTGAAGATATCATCGACGAACTCACCAAACTCGGGGTTTACATCCATTTTGAGTCTTAA
- a CDS encoding response regulator transcription factor gives MRILLVEDDELFRLGLSTRLEQESSIEQVSEAEDGETALDRLQADVFDLVILDIGLPGIGGVEACRQIKKRYPKLPVLALTSHAQPRLISRLVEAGAQGYCLKGVDADSLILAIRSVVAGASWWDALATQEIRDAFQGSPSPQLDLDNPLTPRELEILSLVAAGKSNPEIAQLLFIAPGTVRVHVHAILRKLDARDRTQAAVLALQKGLIAQ, from the coding sequence ATGCGTATTCTCCTAGTCGAAGATGATGAGTTATTCCGTCTAGGACTCTCAACTCGCTTAGAACAAGAGTCGAGTATTGAGCAAGTCAGTGAGGCTGAGGATGGAGAAACGGCCTTAGATCGGTTACAAGCTGATGTCTTTGATTTGGTGATTTTAGATATTGGACTTCCTGGAATTGGTGGCGTGGAAGCCTGTCGACAAATCAAAAAACGCTACCCCAAATTGCCGGTTCTGGCTCTGACGTCTCATGCTCAACCCCGACTGATTTCTCGTTTAGTGGAAGCCGGGGCGCAGGGCTATTGTTTGAAGGGAGTCGATGCGGATTCGTTGATTTTGGCGATTCGTTCGGTTGTGGCTGGAGCCTCTTGGTGGGATGCTTTGGCGACTCAGGAAATTCGCGACGCCTTCCAGGGTTCGCCGTCACCCCAGCTCGATTTGGACAACCCTTTAACGCCTCGGGAATTGGAGATTCTCAGTTTAGTGGCGGCTGGCAAAAGTAATCCTGAGATTGCTCAATTGTTATTTATTGCGCCAGGAACAGTTCGGGTTCATGTTCATGCGATTTTACGGAAATTGGATGCCCGCGATCGGACTCAAGCGGCTGTTCTGGCGTTGCAGAAAGGGCTGATTGCTCAGTAA
- a CDS encoding sensor histidine kinase has translation MSAPPSSLFRLSIRKPQSTRSLISMIFLVVGFLEFSTPPPYVFGYLYIGAVLLASARLSRRETLAVSGMAVFLTLLNLVVPGVAEISLVTLANRTITVLALVVTGVLSDRLQCYEAALNQKQLQILAQSQLAKVREDFVSTLTHDLKTPMLGAIATLEALQQERFGSLNPRQRRTLEVMERSHHNSLRLVETLTDIYRNDNHGLELHYGPLDLRDLANSVMAELTALSLSRQVTMRLTSGRDHSYQSCPLEGDALQLRRVFSNLLVNAIHHCRRQGTVEVEIVRRGDRYQVRIRDEGQGLDETDLQHLFECFYQGTSDRQAKGTGLGLYLSRQIVEAHHGKIWAERYADSDAQGSQPLGAVFVFELPTPVQESLPISARSPQSQS, from the coding sequence ATGTCTGCACCGCCTAGTTCCCTATTTCGGCTCTCGATTCGTAAGCCTCAGTCCACGCGATCGCTCATTTCGATGATTTTTCTGGTGGTGGGGTTTTTGGAGTTCAGTACGCCACCGCCTTATGTGTTTGGCTATCTCTATATCGGGGCGGTATTGCTGGCGAGCGCCCGTTTGAGTCGCCGGGAAACGCTTGCGGTGAGCGGGATGGCGGTTTTTTTGACGTTGCTGAATCTGGTGGTTCCGGGAGTGGCTGAGATTAGTCTGGTGACGTTGGCGAATCGCACGATTACGGTATTGGCGTTGGTGGTGACGGGGGTGTTGAGCGATCGCCTCCAATGTTATGAGGCGGCGCTGAATCAGAAACAGTTACAAATTCTGGCCCAAAGTCAGTTGGCGAAGGTGCGAGAGGATTTTGTCTCGACGCTGACTCATGACCTGAAAACGCCCATGTTAGGGGCGATCGCCACCCTGGAGGCGTTGCAACAAGAACGGTTTGGTTCCCTCAATCCCCGTCAGCGGCGCACTCTGGAGGTGATGGAACGGAGTCATCACAACAGTTTGCGTTTGGTAGAAACTCTCACGGATATTTACCGCAATGATAATCACGGCTTGGAACTTCACTATGGGCCGTTAGATTTGCGAGACTTGGCCAACTCGGTGATGGCGGAACTGACGGCGCTGAGTCTGAGTCGTCAAGTCACGATGCGTCTAACGTCTGGACGCGATCATAGTTATCAATCCTGTCCCCTAGAGGGGGATGCGTTGCAACTGCGACGGGTGTTCAGTAACCTCTTGGTGAACGCTATCCATCATTGTCGTCGTCAGGGAACCGTTGAGGTGGAGATTGTCCGGCGCGGCGATCGCTATCAGGTGCGGATTCGCGATGAGGGACAAGGGTTAGATGAGACGGATTTACAGCATTTGTTTGAATGCTTTTATCAAGGAACGAGCGATCGCCAGGCCAAGGGAACGGGGCTGGGACTCTATCTCAGTCGTCAGATTGTGGAAGCTCATCATGGTAAAATCTGGGCAGAACGGTATGCCGATTCTGACGCACAGGGCAGCCAACCTCTCGGGGCCGTATTTGTGTTTGAGTTACCTACCCCTGTCCAGGAATCGTTACCGATTTCAGCCCGTTCGCCTCAATCTCAGTCCTAA
- the kdpA gene encoding potassium-transporting ATPase subunit KdpA codes for MFRGFLQISLTLLLLIPIAMLMGTYMVRVFTGRKMALEAIYAPIETTVLNLGGVAYQKTMTGGQYVRAILLSNLVMGILVFLILMTQGILPLNPTELTAPSWDLALHTAISFVTNTNQQHYSGETTYTYFSQVGALGYLMFTSAATGIAVAIAFVRGLTGQPLGNFYNDLVRAIVRILLPISVVGAIALLIAGVPETLSGPAIATTLEGDIQTIARGPVAHFEIIKELGENGGGFFGINSAHPFENPNNFTNLLETLIMLAIPAGLVLTYGQLMGNPKLGWLMFSMVFILYALLNVIAAAGEYQGNPSVNALLDNPAPNLEGKETRFGWALTALWAVSTTGTMCGAVNGMHDSLMPPGGFATLSNLFLQIIWGGQGTGTAYLFIFLILTIFLTGLMVGRTPEFLGRKVEKREIALASLILLVHPIAILIPGAITLAYPESLSGISNPGFHGISQVIYEYASAAANNGSGFEGLDDDTLWWNLSASVSLLLGRYVPIIALVFLADGMMHKQKVPETAGTLRPDTLMFTGITAGAIVILGALTFLPVLALGPIAEGFSF; via the coding sequence ATGTTCCGAGGATTCCTACAAATATCCCTGACCCTACTCCTACTAATTCCCATCGCCATGTTGATGGGAACCTATATGGTGCGGGTCTTCACTGGACGAAAAATGGCATTAGAAGCCATCTACGCCCCCATCGAAACCACCGTTCTCAACCTCGGTGGAGTCGCCTATCAAAAAACCATGACCGGCGGCCAATATGTTCGTGCCATTCTGCTGAGCAATCTGGTCATGGGCATCCTAGTTTTTCTCATCTTGATGACTCAGGGCATCCTGCCCCTGAATCCCACCGAACTCACCGCCCCCAGTTGGGATCTGGCCCTACATACCGCCATCTCCTTCGTCACCAACACCAACCAACAGCATTACTCCGGCGAAACCACCTACACCTACTTCAGCCAAGTTGGTGCATTGGGCTATCTCATGTTCACCTCCGCCGCCACCGGTATCGCCGTAGCCATTGCCTTTGTGCGGGGACTCACCGGACAGCCCCTGGGGAACTTTTACAACGACCTGGTGCGGGCCATCGTCAGAATTTTGCTGCCCATCTCCGTCGTGGGTGCGATCGCGCTCCTAATTGCCGGAGTTCCTGAAACCCTATCCGGGCCGGCGATCGCCACCACCCTCGAAGGCGACATCCAAACCATCGCCCGCGGTCCCGTGGCCCACTTTGAAATTATCAAAGAACTCGGCGAAAACGGCGGTGGCTTCTTCGGCATCAACTCCGCCCATCCCTTCGAGAACCCCAACAACTTCACCAACCTCCTCGAAACCCTAATCATGCTGGCCATTCCAGCCGGACTCGTCCTCACCTACGGGCAACTCATGGGCAACCCCAAACTCGGTTGGCTGATGTTTTCCATGGTTTTTATTCTCTATGCCCTCCTCAACGTCATCGCTGCCGCCGGGGAATATCAGGGTAACCCCAGCGTCAACGCCCTCCTCGACAATCCCGCCCCCAACCTCGAAGGCAAAGAAACCCGCTTTGGCTGGGCCTTAACCGCCCTCTGGGCCGTCTCCACCACCGGAACCATGTGCGGTGCCGTCAACGGAATGCACGACTCTCTCATGCCCCCTGGCGGCTTTGCCACCCTCTCTAATCTATTTCTGCAAATCATTTGGGGAGGTCAAGGAACGGGAACCGCCTATCTGTTTATCTTTCTAATTTTGACCATCTTCCTCACCGGCTTGATGGTGGGGCGTACTCCCGAATTTTTGGGACGAAAAGTTGAAAAACGAGAAATTGCCCTCGCCAGTCTCATCCTCCTAGTTCATCCCATCGCCATCCTCATTCCCGGCGCGATTACCCTCGCCTATCCCGAATCCCTCAGCGGCATCAGTAACCCCGGATTTCACGGCATCTCTCAAGTGATCTACGAATACGCCTCCGCCGCTGCCAACAACGGTTCAGGCTTTGAAGGCTTGGACGATGACACCCTCTGGTGGAACCTCAGCGCCAGCGTTTCCCTGCTTCTTGGACGCTATGTGCCGATCATCGCCCTTGTCTTCCTCGCTGACGGCATGATGCACAAACAAAAAGTCCCTGAAACCGCTGGAACCCTGCGCCCCGATACCCTCATGTTTACCGGAATTACCGCTGGGGCGATCGTTATTCTGGGCGCCTTAACCTTTCTTCCCGTCCTTGCCCTAGGACCGATCGCCGAAGGCTTCTCCTTTTAG
- the kdpB gene encoding potassium-transporting ATPase subunit KdpB, producing the protein MNSPSVTSRSTPKPVDMSQLYRRALTEAFLKLDPRQVIANPVLFVVWLGTLVTLLLTLNPVLFGGVDFDNPRLFNGLITVILLLTVLFANFAEAVAEGRGKAQADSLRATQSATLARLIKAEGSIVEVNSTELQRGDLVQVIAGDTIPADGEVIEGVASVDESAITGESAPVLKEPGSDVASSVTGGTRILSDELTIRVTADPGKGFIDRMIALVEGAERSKTPNEIALTVLLAVLTLVFLIVVATIPPPANYVNSPVGIAVLVSLLIALIPTTIGGLLSAIGIAGMDRVARFNVVATSGRAVEACGDVNTLVLDKTGTITLGNRLAESFLPVSGYSEAEVAQVALMASAFDSTPEGRSIVRLAEQFGAKLDFEKATAEGVEFSARTRMSGTNLADGTEVRKGAVDAIRGFVRSRGGEVPESLDRAFEKVSRLGGTPLAVCRDNEIYGVIYLKDTVKPGLQERFEQLRRMGVRTIMLTGDNRITAEVIAKEAGVDDFIAEATPEDKIRVIQTEQAEGKLVAMTGDGTNDAPALAQANVGLAMNSGTQAAKEAANMVDLDSDPTKLIDLVTIGKQLLITRGALTTFSISNDIAKYFAIIPAMFAAAGIGELNIMGLNSPQSAVLSALIYNALIIPALIPLALTGVKFRPLSANRLLQRNILIYGLGGVIAPFIAIKLIDGLVAMSGIA; encoded by the coding sequence ATGAATAGCCCTAGCGTGACCTCCCGTTCAACCCCTAAACCGGTAGATATGAGCCAACTCTACCGCCGCGCCCTCACCGAAGCCTTCCTGAAACTCGATCCCCGTCAAGTCATCGCCAATCCCGTCTTATTTGTGGTGTGGCTAGGCACTCTAGTGACCCTCCTGCTGACTCTCAACCCCGTTCTCTTCGGCGGCGTTGACTTCGACAATCCCCGACTGTTTAACGGTCTGATTACCGTCATTCTCCTGTTGACGGTTCTGTTCGCCAACTTTGCCGAAGCCGTCGCCGAAGGACGGGGGAAAGCCCAAGCCGACTCCCTCCGGGCCACCCAATCCGCCACCCTAGCCCGACTCATTAAAGCGGAAGGATCGATTGTAGAGGTCAACTCCACAGAGTTGCAACGGGGCGATTTGGTCCAAGTCATCGCCGGGGATACCATTCCCGCTGATGGTGAAGTCATTGAAGGGGTGGCCTCTGTGGACGAATCGGCCATTACCGGAGAATCGGCCCCAGTCCTCAAAGAACCCGGTTCCGATGTTGCCAGTTCCGTGACAGGGGGAACCCGCATCCTCTCCGACGAACTAACGATTCGCGTCACGGCTGACCCCGGTAAAGGCTTCATCGATCGCATGATTGCCCTAGTCGAAGGGGCTGAACGCAGCAAAACCCCCAATGAAATCGCCCTAACAGTCCTGTTGGCGGTCTTAACCTTGGTGTTTTTGATTGTTGTGGCTACGATTCCCCCCCCAGCCAACTATGTCAATAGCCCCGTGGGGATTGCGGTTCTCGTGTCTCTACTCATTGCCTTAATTCCCACCACCATCGGCGGTTTGCTAAGTGCCATTGGCATTGCCGGGATGGACCGGGTGGCCCGGTTTAATGTGGTTGCCACCTCAGGGCGGGCAGTTGAAGCTTGTGGCGATGTCAATACTCTGGTTTTGGATAAAACGGGAACGATTACCCTGGGAAATCGCCTAGCGGAGTCGTTTTTGCCGGTTTCTGGCTATTCCGAGGCTGAGGTGGCGCAGGTGGCTCTGATGGCCAGTGCCTTTGACAGTACCCCAGAAGGACGGTCAATTGTGCGCCTAGCGGAACAGTTTGGGGCAAAACTGGACTTTGAGAAGGCGACGGCGGAAGGGGTTGAGTTTTCTGCCCGCACTCGCATGAGTGGAACCAATCTTGCTGATGGAACTGAAGTGCGTAAAGGGGCCGTCGATGCCATTCGCGGTTTCGTGCGATCGCGCGGTGGAGAGGTTCCTGAGTCTCTCGATCGCGCCTTTGAGAAAGTGTCTCGCCTCGGAGGAACCCCCCTAGCGGTTTGTCGCGACAATGAAATTTATGGGGTGATTTACCTCAAGGATACGGTTAAACCAGGCTTACAAGAACGGTTTGAACAACTGCGTCGCATGGGAGTGCGGACAATTATGTTAACCGGAGATAACCGTATTACCGCTGAAGTGATTGCCAAAGAAGCCGGGGTTGATGACTTCATTGCCGAAGCCACTCCAGAAGATAAAATTCGCGTGATTCAAACTGAACAAGCTGAGGGCAAATTAGTGGCAATGACAGGGGATGGAACCAATGATGCCCCGGCGTTAGCCCAAGCCAATGTAGGCTTAGCGATGAATTCAGGAACTCAAGCCGCTAAAGAAGCCGCGAATATGGTGGATTTGGATTCAGATCCAACCAAGTTGATTGATTTAGTCACCATTGGCAAACAGTTGTTAATTACCCGAGGTGCGTTAACAACGTTTTCGATTTCTAATGACATTGCCAAATATTTTGCCATCATCCCCGCCATGTTTGCAGCGGCAGGCATTGGCGAGTTAAATATCATGGGTTTAAACAGTCCCCAATCGGCAGTTCTTTCGGCGTTAATCTACAACGCTTTAATTATTCCCGCCTTAATTCCTTTGGCGTTGACTGGGGTTAAGTTTCGTCCCCTCAGTGCTAATCGCCTGCTGCAACGCAACATCCTGATTTATGGTTTGGGTGGAGTAATTGCGCCGTTTATTGCCATTAAACTCATCGATGGATTAGTCGCAATGTCCGGTATTGCCTAA
- a CDS encoding potassium-transporting ATPase subunit F has protein sequence MKLIYSRHAKSHPQSPVFRLSWHRLAPIILMAMLLNLAIAPLVYAAAGASIDRGNAYALGLLIAGVLLLGIYLAVVIIQPERF, from the coding sequence ATGAAACTCATCTACAGCCGTCACGCTAAGTCTCATCCTCAATCACCAGTATTTCGCCTCAGTTGGCATCGCCTTGCGCCGATCATCTTGATGGCCATGCTTTTGAATTTGGCGATCGCACCTCTAGTTTATGCCGCTGCGGGTGCGTCAATTGATCGGGGTAATGCCTACGCTTTGGGGCTACTCATTGCCGGAGTTCTATTACTCGGGATTTATTTGGCTGTCGTGATTATTCAACCGGAGCGATTCTAA
- the kdpC gene encoding K(+)-transporting ATPase subunit C: MKGLVIATRSTLVLWVLTALIYPLLILLFGQVLFPYQANGSLVTNAAGEVVGSALIGQTFTEPDYFWSRPSAINYSQGEQAIPTGQSGASNLAPSNPELRDRIDAEVQRLGEEDVEKLTAEMLYSSGSGLDPHISPDMAFSQIPRIAQARQISPDQLTRLVNDAIAGPFLGIFGEPTVNVLSLNLALDENANR, encoded by the coding sequence ATGAAAGGTTTAGTCATTGCCACCCGTAGCACCCTGGTTTTATGGGTGTTAACTGCCTTAATTTATCCCCTGTTGATTTTGCTGTTTGGTCAAGTTCTGTTTCCCTATCAAGCCAATGGCAGTTTAGTCACCAATGCAGCTGGTGAAGTAGTTGGCTCAGCCCTCATTGGTCAAACGTTCACAGAGCCTGACTATTTTTGGAGTCGTCCCAGTGCGATTAACTACAGTCAAGGAGAACAAGCCATTCCCACCGGCCAATCTGGTGCGAGTAACTTAGCCCCCAGCAATCCCGAGTTGCGCGATCGCATCGACGCCGAAGTCCAACGCTTAGGCGAGGAGGACGTGGAAAAGCTCACAGCAGAGATGTTGTACAGTTCCGGGTCAGGGTTAGACCCCCATATTTCCCCGGACATGGCATTCTCTCAAATCCCTCGTATCGCCCAGGCCCGTCAAATTTCCCCAGACCAACTCACCCGTCTCGTCAACGACGCGATCGCCGGACCCTTTCTGGGTATTTTTGGCGAGCCTACTGTCAACGTTCTGAGTTTGAATCTGGCGTTGGACGAGAACGCTAACCGTTAA